The segment AGACTCTACAGCCCCCTTGATTTCAATCTTATTCGCCTTATTATTAACAACAAACGCATAACGGTTGTTTAACTCGCTATCTGCCGTTGCTTTTTCTGTAATAATAGGTTTTATCAAGATACTCATAGCACTTATTTACTTAAATTCGACTCAATTCCTTCTAATGACCCCTCCATAAACACAATATTATTTGCGTTTAATATCTTGTAAGTGCTTAATTCTGAACTACTTACAACCTCAGAGCCCTTTAAATTGCGTGACGACAAATATACGTTTTTATTCGTGTCACCCAACACTATAAGAGATTTTTTATTCTCAATTCCTAATCCTTTTAAAACATCGATAAAATTCTTTGTTTTTGGAGCATCAAATTGAAAATCCTCTACTACTATAATTGACTTGTCATTTGCTTTAAGAGATAGAGCAGATTTTCTTGCCAGTCTCTTAAGGTTTTTATTCAATTTAAAACCGTAGTTTCTTGGCCTTGGACCA is part of the Antarcticibacterium sp. 1MA-6-2 genome and harbors:
- the rplD gene encoding 50S ribosomal protein L4, with the protein product MEVAVLDIKGKETGRKANLSDAVFAIEPNNHAVYLDVKQYLANQRQGTHKAKERAEIAGSTRKIKKQKGTGTARAGSIKSPVFKGGGRVFGPRPRNYGFKLNKNLKRLARKSALSLKANDKSIIVVEDFQFDAPKTKNFIDVLKGLGIENKKSLIVLGDTNKNVYLSSRNLKGSEVVSSSELSTYKILNANNIVFMEGSLEGIESNLSK